In a genomic window of Shouchella clausii:
- a CDS encoding amidohydrolase family protein, whose product MTDKVLFKGGTILTLDHKLGVLNGADLLVEGSKIAAVEQTIEGVDAEIVDAAGMIVMPGLVDTHRHTWQSIIRGIGSDWSLQTYLQSIYFGNLGSKRRPEDDYIAQWLGAVEALDGGVTTLLDWTMINSDEHTEQLIAGLRASGIRARFAYGSPGEESYWNRESRLDLAAKAEEVKNAYFASDGELVTMALAIRGPEFSSWEATIAEIEAARRLGLVCSMHLGFGNWGAQDRSVTKLHKAGLLGPDLNIVHGNAIANEELELLRDFGGSLSITPEIEMMMGHGYPVTGAAIERGVTAALGVDVVTSTGGDLFAQMKFALQAERAKENQRLLDEGIMPEQVPLSTKQMLEAATIEGAKALMLEDKIGTLTPGKEADLIMLRGDDVNLLPVTDPFGAVAQAAHPGNVDSVFVAGKAKKRNGQLVGIDKDRLKKQAVEARDFMLASR is encoded by the coding sequence TTGACAGACAAAGTGCTTTTTAAAGGCGGCACGATTCTCACACTTGACCACAAGTTGGGTGTTCTGAATGGGGCAGACTTGCTTGTGGAAGGATCGAAAATTGCTGCTGTGGAGCAAACGATCGAGGGGGTTGACGCCGAAATCGTTGATGCCGCTGGGATGATTGTCATGCCAGGGCTTGTTGATACGCACCGCCATACGTGGCAGTCGATTATCCGTGGCATTGGCAGTGATTGGTCGTTGCAGACGTATTTACAGTCCATCTATTTTGGCAACCTTGGCAGCAAACGGCGGCCGGAAGATGATTACATCGCCCAATGGCTAGGTGCTGTTGAGGCCCTCGATGGAGGAGTAACAACGCTTTTAGATTGGACAATGATTAACTCGGATGAACATACCGAACAGCTTATAGCTGGGTTGCGTGCTTCAGGCATCCGAGCCCGCTTTGCCTATGGTTCACCTGGGGAAGAGAGCTATTGGAACCGAGAGAGCCGGCTCGACTTAGCGGCGAAAGCAGAAGAAGTGAAAAACGCTTATTTTGCCTCAGACGGAGAGCTTGTGACCATGGCGCTGGCGATTCGTGGGCCAGAATTTTCCTCTTGGGAAGCGACTATTGCTGAAATCGAAGCAGCGCGCCGCCTTGGCCTCGTGTGCAGCATGCATCTCGGCTTTGGCAACTGGGGTGCACAAGACCGATCTGTCACCAAGTTGCACAAGGCTGGCCTTCTTGGGCCTGATCTAAACATTGTCCATGGAAATGCGATTGCGAACGAGGAGTTGGAACTGCTCCGCGATTTCGGCGGCAGCTTGTCGATTACGCCTGAAATTGAAATGATGATGGGGCATGGCTATCCGGTGACGGGGGCTGCGATTGAACGTGGCGTAACCGCTGCACTAGGAGTGGACGTGGTCACATCGACTGGCGGTGACCTATTTGCGCAAATGAAGTTTGCCTTGCAAGCAGAGCGTGCAAAAGAAAACCAACGTCTATTGGATGAAGGGATCATGCCTGAACAAGTGCCGTTGTCGACGAAACAAATGCTAGAAGCTGCCACAATCGAGGGGGCAAAAGCGTTAATGCTTGAAGACAAGATTGGCACACTCACGCCAGGGAAAGAAGCTGATTTGATTATGCTTCGGGGTGATGATGTGAATTTGCTGCCGGTAACGGACCCATTTGGTGCTGTAGCACAAGCGGCACATCCAGGAAATGTCGATAGCGTCTTTGTCGCAGGCAAAGCAAAAAAGCGCAACGGCCAGTTGGTTGGCATCGATAAAGACAGGTTGAAAAAGCAAGCGGTCGAGGCGCGTGATTTTATGCTAGCTTCTCGTTAA
- a CDS encoding winged helix-turn-helix transcriptional regulator translates to MENYHPDECLVNTALAPIIGKWKVLILLHIDYHTTLRFNELRRAIPDITQRVLTAHLRELEQEHLIERRVFGQGRPKVEYSLSEHGQTLQPILRQLHAWGKAHHAYLAAQQQK, encoded by the coding sequence ATGGAAAACTACCACCCCGATGAATGCTTAGTGAACACAGCGCTAGCGCCGATTATCGGCAAATGGAAAGTGTTGATCCTTCTTCACATTGACTATCACACAACATTGCGCTTTAATGAGTTGCGCCGCGCCATTCCCGACATCACCCAAAGAGTGCTAACCGCCCATTTGCGCGAGCTTGAACAAGAACACTTAATCGAGCGCCGCGTTTTTGGCCAAGGTCGCCCGAAAGTCGAGTATTCGCTATCAGAGCACGGCCAAACACTCCAGCCGATTTTGCGGCAACTGCATGCATGGGGCAAAGCACACCATGCTTATCTGGCGGCGCAACAACAGAAATAG
- a CDS encoding TetR/AcrR family transcriptional regulator — protein MVKQADIMRVAFQLFSEKGYSATSVQEIVTICKMSKGTFYKHFSSKKELFFKLLEHRHFLTDSEEQAIEESGLEAKEKFLRKTELYMRSLYGNRNIYHLIPFVMEQEEFRELDEPIREYKIQSYHRLRQNIERAYSREFDHVWDLVLFYESAVKEYVEVGSYYEEELDFSHGAQMVVFYLDLLVKHGEVKQPLLSHRLMKPFCKYQPIQTRQMSAKEEVARFVTLLEQQIEDVPLSGTERDALRANIKLLKEELNQPEPRLMLIQTVLSLFQQNDAFKATIEAIATYLREGFK, from the coding sequence ATGGTGAAACAAGCAGATATTATGCGTGTGGCCTTTCAGCTATTCAGTGAAAAGGGCTACTCAGCCACAAGCGTGCAAGAGATTGTCACTATATGTAAAATGTCCAAGGGTACGTTTTACAAACATTTTTCATCAAAGAAAGAACTCTTTTTTAAACTGTTAGAGCACCGGCATTTTTTGACTGATAGCGAGGAGCAAGCAATTGAGGAAAGTGGGCTTGAAGCAAAAGAGAAATTTTTGCGGAAAACGGAACTATATATGAGGAGTTTGTATGGCAATCGAAATATCTATCATCTGATTCCTTTTGTAATGGAGCAAGAAGAGTTCCGGGAATTAGACGAACCAATTAGAGAGTATAAAATTCAATCCTACCATCGTTTAAGGCAGAATATTGAGCGCGCTTACTCAAGAGAGTTTGACCATGTTTGGGACCTGGTTTTGTTCTATGAGTCGGCTGTAAAAGAGTATGTGGAAGTAGGCTCTTACTATGAAGAGGAACTTGACTTTTCACATGGGGCGCAAATGGTAGTTTTTTATCTCGATCTCCTGGTGAAGCATGGGGAAGTGAAACAGCCCCTTCTTTCGCACCGTTTGATGAAACCATTTTGTAAGTATCAACCAATCCAGACACGCCAGATGTCGGCAAAGGAGGAAGTGGCACGTTTCGTAACTCTTTTAGAGCAGCAAATTGAGGATGTGCCTCTATCAGGAACCGAGCGTGATGCACTTCGAGCTAATATAAAGTTGTTAAAAGAAGAACTCAATCAACCGGAGCCACGTCTTATGCTCATTCAGACAGTGCTATCATTATTCCAACAGAACGATGCTTTTAAGGCAACCATTGAGGCAATTGCAACGTATTTGCGTGAGGGCTTTAAATGA
- a CDS encoding DUF418 domain-containing protein produces MYDTIVNYLSVFLVDNRARAMFALLFGYGLTLIVRSYLKRNKPIKDAKTSLYRRAWFRILFGFILSVLIGGKDILAIYGTALLACCWLLFRSDKTVLRSIMAVSLAYVVILPLTWIGMAYAQFNGNAILPGNYAYYFERVTSQFIQFATGGPFIAHFLLPVGVSILIGIYFGQKGLLNESPKNKPFLKKAAVYGLSISLIGAVPHALYSNQLIELPPALVGLTFSLHMAYRHFRGCCLRRYLWLNWTENNKPKRYCMGDHVPRKTIAYVFYLQRNHVNCAVLKTNTYLGNQLGMAAGWGLTLLKTTLI; encoded by the coding sequence ATGTACGATACCATCGTCAATTATCTTTCTGTCTTTTTGGTTGATAACCGGGCAAGAGCGATGTTTGCGTTGTTGTTCGGCTACGGTCTGACTTTGATTGTGCGCAGTTATTTAAAACGAAACAAACCGATAAAAGATGCAAAAACATCTCTTTACCGAAGAGCTTGGTTCCGCATTCTATTCGGCTTCATCCTCTCCGTTCTAATCGGTGGAAAAGACATTCTCGCCATCTATGGGACGGCCCTTCTCGCGTGTTGTTGGCTACTGTTCCGAAGCGACAAAACCGTACTTCGAAGCATCATGGCCGTATCCCTTGCTTATGTCGTTATTTTGCCGCTCACATGGATAGGGATGGCCTATGCACAATTTAATGGAAACGCGATCCTTCCAGGCAATTACGCATATTACTTCGAACGAGTCACAAGCCAGTTTATCCAATTTGCCACAGGCGGACCATTCATCGCTCATTTTCTGCTGCCTGTTGGAGTATCAATCCTTATAGGTATCTACTTCGGGCAAAAAGGCTTGTTAAATGAAAGCCCAAAGAACAAACCATTCCTGAAAAAAGCGGCTGTTTACGGCCTCTCCATTTCCTTAATCGGCGCTGTTCCACATGCCTTATACAGCAACCAACTGATCGAATTGCCGCCAGCCTTAGTCGGCTTAACTTTCTCCTTGCATATGGCTTACAGGCATTTTAGGGGGTGTTGCTTACGCCGCTATCTTTGGCTTAATTGGACCGAAAATAACAAACCCAAGCGGTATTGTATGGGCGATCACGTCCCTCGGAAAACGATCGCTTACGTTTTTTATCTACAACGAAATCATGTTAATTGTGCTGTTCTCAAAACAAATACTTATCTAGGAAACCAACTAGGCATGGCCGCAGGATGGGGGCTCACTCTATTGAAAACAACTTTGATTTGA
- a CDS encoding pirin family protein, with product MEAQIARTIREHWYVQYRQNGYPHVQQGWVLPPGREQDFDPFVVMADDWFKRGTFSDHPHRGFQTITYVIDGRLEHSDNHGGYSILDAGDVQYMNAGYAARHAEEAFADDVIHTLQLWVNLPKALKRSPPSYQDVRLEEAPVVEIDGGLLRVYAGRVGGVTGPLRSAVPVQMVELSLQAGAEYDLTLPASDNGHLYVLQGELAFGPEANEVVLGKTGVGLFNWPNETGQTESVLRVRALQRSKVLVYSGKPLREQVVAHGPFVMNTIEEIEEAYADFRAGKFGPPSQ from the coding sequence ATGGAAGCGCAAATTGCACGCACGATTCGTGAGCATTGGTATGTCCAGTACAGGCAAAATGGGTATCCCCATGTGCAACAAGGATGGGTGTTGCCGCCAGGGCGAGAGCAAGATTTTGATCCTTTTGTCGTGATGGCTGATGACTGGTTTAAACGAGGGACGTTTTCCGACCATCCTCATCGTGGTTTTCAAACGATCACGTATGTGATTGACGGCAGGTTGGAACATTCCGATAACCATGGCGGTTATTCGATTTTGGACGCAGGCGATGTCCAATATATGAATGCCGGTTACGCCGCCCGCCATGCGGAGGAGGCATTTGCCGATGATGTCATTCATACGTTGCAGTTGTGGGTGAATTTGCCGAAAGCATTAAAGCGCTCGCCTCCCAGTTACCAGGACGTCCGTCTGGAAGAAGCGCCAGTAGTCGAAATAGACGGCGGTTTATTGCGCGTTTATGCAGGGAGAGTAGGCGGGGTGACCGGGCCGCTCCGTTCTGCAGTGCCTGTTCAGATGGTGGAGCTATCGTTACAGGCGGGGGCGGAGTACGATTTAACATTGCCTGCAAGTGACAATGGTCATCTTTATGTGCTGCAAGGGGAGTTGGCTTTTGGGCCAGAGGCAAACGAAGTCGTTTTAGGAAAAACGGGTGTCGGCTTGTTCAATTGGCCAAATGAAACGGGACAAACCGAAAGCGTCCTACGTGTCCGTGCCTTGCAGCGATCAAAAGTGCTTGTCTATTCAGGAAAGCCACTGCGCGAACAGGTCGTTGCCCATGGTCCGTTTGTCATGAATACGATCGAGGAAATTGAAGAAGCCTATGCTGATTTTCGCGCTGGCAAATTTGGCCCGCCCTCGCAATAA